A portion of the Desulfatiglans anilini DSM 4660 genome contains these proteins:
- a CDS encoding HU family DNA-binding protein: protein MNKLELIAALAEEEGLTQEKAKEIVNAFFGEIESAMIEGERIELRGFGSFKMKDYDGYQGRNPKSGELIQIAPKRLPFFKVGKELKERVDL, encoded by the coding sequence ATGAATAAATTGGAGCTGATCGCAGCCTTGGCCGAGGAGGAGGGCCTAACTCAAGAGAAAGCCAAAGAGATAGTTAACGCCTTCTTTGGCGAGATAGAATCCGCCATGATTGAAGGCGAACGGATTGAGCTTCGAGGCTTTGGCAGTTTCAAAATGAAGGATTACGACGGATACCAGGGAAGAAATCCCAAAAGCGGTGAACTTATCCAGATTGCGCCCAAGCGGTTGCCGTTCTTCAAAGTGGGCAAGGAACTCAAAGAGCGGGTTGATCTATAA